A genomic segment from Pseudomonas sp. S09G 359 encodes:
- a CDS encoding molybdopterin cofactor-binding domain-containing protein — MNKPIDIPGVVLGDPVNLSRRRFLASTAVGALVIGFGLPLGASRVQAATGAAAERGTQVPAFLEIRPDGSIRLLSPFMEGGQGTHTAMAQIVGEELDADPATFIVEAAPPGDAYVVMDNGMRITGGSMSVRMSYPTMRRLGALARAMLLQAGAEQLGVPVAQLTTQPGRVVHAASGRSVGYGELAARALDMPVPDPSTITLRDPSQFRWIGKPVKRVDAYDKSTGKALYSIDLKVDDMLHAAVQHAPRLGMTVGSLRNQAQVEAMKGVHSVHQLPGAVAVVAERWWHAKRAVEAIQVDWQEPGADSKVRAMPADFSSDKYFEFLGAQQGPARDDENQGDVAAALKNAKTTVEATYHNQYVNHAQLEPPSALARFNADGTLDIWLPNQAPDMFRADIAKRTGLAPAQINLHSPLLGGFFGRHFLYDSASPYPQAIALAKAVGRPVKLIWSREEEFLRDVLRPVAVVKFRAALDADGLPVAIEAVSATEGPSEAIAGKQGEKLDPTALEGLSGKSYAIANKRIAQIYVKGPAMLGYWRSVGNSLNDFFYEAFLDELADKGGRDPYELRLHLLRDNPRLTTLLKAVGELSGGWKRGPYTAEDGSRRARGVAMASPFGSHAAVIAEVSIEKGQVKVHHIWEAIDPGSIVNPAIVEAQVNGAVALGLSQTLLEEAVYVDGKPRARNYDLYPILPPSRMAKVHVKIVESGEKMGGIGEPPLPAVAPAVANAVAQLTGQRVRSLPLSRHTFS, encoded by the coding sequence ATGAACAAGCCTATCGATATCCCTGGCGTGGTCTTGGGTGATCCGGTCAACCTGTCGCGTCGGCGTTTCCTGGCCAGCACCGCCGTCGGGGCGTTGGTGATCGGTTTCGGCCTGCCGCTGGGCGCGTCCCGGGTACAAGCCGCCACTGGCGCTGCCGCAGAACGCGGTACTCAGGTGCCGGCGTTCCTGGAGATTCGCCCGGACGGCAGCATCCGCCTGCTCAGCCCGTTCATGGAAGGCGGCCAAGGCACGCACACCGCCATGGCGCAGATTGTCGGTGAGGAACTGGATGCCGACCCGGCCACCTTTATCGTTGAAGCCGCGCCGCCCGGCGACGCCTACGTGGTGATGGACAACGGTATGCGCATTACCGGCGGCAGCATGTCGGTGCGCATGAGCTACCCGACCATGCGTCGCCTTGGCGCCCTGGCCCGCGCGATGCTGTTGCAGGCCGGTGCCGAACAGCTCGGAGTGCCGGTGGCGCAACTGACCACCCAACCCGGCCGCGTGGTGCACGCAGCCTCGGGTCGCTCCGTGGGTTACGGCGAGTTGGCCGCCCGCGCCCTGGACATGCCGGTGCCTGACCCTTCCACTATCACGCTGCGTGACCCGAGCCAATTCCGCTGGATCGGCAAGCCGGTGAAACGCGTGGACGCCTACGACAAATCCACCGGCAAAGCGCTGTACAGCATCGACCTGAAAGTCGACGATATGCTGCACGCCGCCGTACAGCACGCGCCGCGCCTGGGCATGACCGTGGGTAGCCTGCGTAACCAGGCGCAAGTCGAGGCTATGAAAGGCGTGCACTCGGTGCACCAACTGCCCGGTGCCGTGGCGGTGGTGGCCGAACGCTGGTGGCATGCCAAGCGCGCGGTGGAGGCGATTCAGGTCGACTGGCAGGAACCGGGGGCCGACTCCAAAGTTCGCGCCATGCCCGCCGATTTCTCCAGCGACAAGTACTTCGAATTTCTCGGCGCCCAGCAAGGCCCGGCCCGTGACGACGAAAACCAAGGCGACGTGGCCGCCGCGCTGAAAAACGCCAAGACCACGGTCGAAGCCACTTACCACAACCAGTACGTCAACCACGCGCAGCTGGAGCCGCCATCGGCCCTGGCGCGCTTCAACGCCGACGGTACGCTGGACATTTGGCTGCCCAACCAGGCGCCCGATATGTTCCGCGCCGATATCGCCAAGCGCACCGGCCTGGCGCCTGCGCAGATCAACCTGCACTCGCCGCTGCTGGGCGGTTTTTTCGGCCGGCATTTCCTCTACGACTCGGCCAGCCCCTACCCGCAGGCCATTGCGTTGGCCAAGGCGGTGGGCCGCCCGGTCAAGCTGATCTGGAGCCGCGAAGAAGAGTTCCTGCGCGACGTGCTGCGCCCGGTGGCGGTGGTCAAGTTCCGCGCCGCGCTGGACGCTGACGGCTTGCCGGTGGCCATCGAAGCGGTGAGCGCCACCGAAGGCCCGAGCGAAGCCATCGCCGGCAAGCAGGGTGAAAAACTCGACCCCACCGCCCTCGAAGGGTTGTCGGGCAAAAGCTACGCGATCGCCAACAAACGCATCGCGCAGATCTACGTCAAAGGCCCGGCCATGCTCGGTTACTGGCGCTCGGTGGGCAATTCGCTCAACGATTTTTTCTACGAAGCGTTTCTTGATGAGCTGGCGGACAAAGGCGGCCGTGACCCGTATGAGCTGCGCCTGCACCTGCTACGCGACAACCCGCGGTTGACCACCCTGCTCAAGGCAGTGGGCGAGTTGTCCGGGGGCTGGAAGCGTGGCCCCTACACGGCCGAAGACGGCAGCCGACGCGCACGCGGCGTGGCCATGGCCTCGCCGTTCGGCTCCCACGCGGCGGTGATCGCCGAGGTGTCGATTGAAAAAGGCCAGGTCAAGGTGCACCACATTTGGGAAGCCATCGACCCCGGCAGCATCGTCAACCCGGCGATTGTGGAAGCCCAGGTGAATGGCGCGGTGGCCTTGGGGTTATCGCAAACCTTGCTGGAAGAAGCGGTGTACGTGGACGGCAAACCACGGGCGCGAAATTACGACCTGTACCCGATCCTGCCGCCCTCGCGGATGGCCAAGGTGCACGTAAAAATCGTCGAGAGCGGCGAAAAGATGGGCGGTATCGGTGAACCGCCGCTGCCCGCCGTGGCGCCAGCGGTGGCCAATGCGGTGGCGCAACTGACCGGCCAACGTGTTCGCAGCCTGCCATTAAGCCGACACACCTTCAGCTAA
- a CDS encoding (2Fe-2S)-binding protein: MELRINQKAYQVDADADTPLLWVIRDDLGLTGTKYGCGLAQCGACSVLVDGNVVRSCVTPVAGVVGREITTIEAIEADDVGKRVVSAWVEHQVAQCGYCQSGQVMAATALLKHTPAPTAAQIDAAMVNLCRCGTYNAIHAAMHDLAAGKETA; encoded by the coding sequence ATGGAATTACGTATCAACCAGAAGGCCTATCAGGTCGATGCCGACGCGGACACCCCCTTACTGTGGGTCATCCGCGATGACCTGGGCCTGACCGGCACCAAGTACGGTTGCGGCCTGGCACAGTGCGGCGCCTGCTCGGTGCTGGTGGACGGCAATGTGGTGCGCAGTTGCGTCACGCCGGTGGCCGGGGTGGTCGGTCGCGAGATCACTACCATCGAGGCCATCGAAGCCGATGACGTCGGCAAACGCGTGGTCAGCGCCTGGGTCGAGCACCAGGTCGCGCAATGTGGTTATTGCCAGTCCGGGCAGGTGATGGCGGCCACCGCGCTGCTCAAGCACACCCCCGCCCCGACCGCAGCGCAGATCGACGCGGCGATGGTCAACCTGTGCCGCTGCGGCACCTACAACGCCATCCATGCCGCGATGCATGACCTGGCCGCCGGGAAGGAGACCGCCTGA
- a CDS encoding LysR family transcriptional regulator translates to MFELTQLRCFTTVATELNFRRAAERLNMTQPPLSRQIQLLEHHLGVELFARTTRSVALTAAGRAFFIEAQNLLERAQQAAVTARRFAEGDIGTVNISFVGSAVYEFLPKVIAEARLKQPQVKIDLSEMNTYQQYEALRARRIDLGIVRAPLLEPGYATECLVREPFVLAVPSSHRLATAETVSVHDLDAQPFLMYAHAAYPPFNELLTGLLRSARVAPEYVQWLGSSLTILALVNAGMGLALVPRCASSVVFKNVVFRDIDLGEGAQSELHLIWRENNDNPAFAMLLEGIRNAVREGWA, encoded by the coding sequence ATGTTCGAGCTGACTCAACTGCGCTGCTTTACCACGGTGGCCACCGAGCTGAATTTCCGCCGGGCCGCCGAACGGCTGAACATGACCCAGCCACCGCTGAGCCGGCAGATCCAACTGCTCGAGCATCACTTGGGCGTGGAGCTGTTTGCCCGCACCACCCGCAGCGTGGCCCTCACCGCTGCCGGCCGGGCGTTTTTCATCGAGGCGCAGAACCTGCTGGAACGCGCCCAGCAAGCCGCGGTGACCGCGCGGCGTTTTGCCGAGGGCGATATCGGCACGGTCAATATCAGCTTCGTCGGCAGCGCGGTGTATGAGTTTTTGCCCAAGGTGATTGCCGAGGCACGGCTCAAGCAGCCGCAGGTGAAAATCGACCTGTCGGAGATGAACACCTACCAGCAATACGAAGCCCTGCGCGCGCGGCGCATCGACCTGGGCATCGTGCGTGCGCCCTTGCTGGAACCGGGCTACGCCACCGAATGCCTGGTGCGCGAGCCCTTTGTACTGGCGGTGCCAAGCAGCCATCGGCTGGCTACGGCCGAGACCGTCAGCGTGCACGACCTGGACGCCCAGCCCTTCCTGATGTACGCCCACGCAGCCTACCCGCCGTTCAACGAACTGCTCACCGGCCTGCTGCGCTCGGCACGCGTCGCCCCGGAGTATGTGCAATGGCTGGGCTCGTCCCTGACCATCCTGGCCCTGGTCAACGCCGGCATGGGCCTGGCCCTGGTGCCGCGGTGCGCCAGCAGCGTGGTGTTCAAGAACGTGGTGTTCCGCGATATCGACCTGGGCGAAGGCGCGCAGAGCGAACTGCATTTGATCTGGCGCGAGAATAACGACAACCCGGCGTTCGCCATGTTGCTGGAGGGGATTCGCAATGCGGTGCGCGAAGGGTGGGCCTGA
- a CDS encoding MFS transporter, producing MDTRQTPPDPTVLARAAAKVKRHVLPLFVVMFIVNYIDRVNIGFVRSHMETDLGIGAAAYGLGAGLFFIGYAIFEVPSNLLLQRYGARAWLTRIMFTWGAAAMAMAFVRGETSFYILRFVLGAAEAGFFPGIIYYFTQWLPAAERGKAMAIFLSGSAIASVISGPVSGALLGVSGLSLHGWQWMFLIEGFASIALCGGVWFWLQSHPHQAKWLSAEEQHALVSAIALEQQAREATQSVRPSIFKLLADRQIALFCFIYFSIALTIYGATFWLPSMIKKMGNLGDFEVGLFNSIPWLISIVAMYGFAALASKWKHQQAWVALMLVIAAFGMFMSTTGGPVFAFVAICFAAIGFKAASALFWPIPQGYLDARIAAAVIALINSVGNLGGFVAPTTFGLLEQTTGSIEGGLYGLAATSLVAAVVVFFARTTPRSTSTTHPHALRSGPQGAAS from the coding sequence TTGGATACCCGCCAAACTCCGCCAGACCCGACCGTGCTCGCCCGCGCGGCCGCCAAGGTCAAGCGCCATGTACTGCCGTTGTTTGTGGTGATGTTCATCGTCAACTACATCGACCGGGTCAATATCGGCTTTGTGCGCAGCCATATGGAGACCGACCTGGGCATCGGCGCGGCGGCCTATGGCCTGGGTGCCGGGCTGTTTTTCATCGGCTACGCGATCTTCGAAGTGCCCTCCAACCTGCTGCTGCAGCGCTACGGCGCGCGGGCCTGGTTGACGCGCATCATGTTCACCTGGGGCGCGGCGGCGATGGCCATGGCGTTTGTCAGAGGTGAAACCAGCTTCTATATCCTGCGCTTTGTGCTCGGCGCCGCCGAAGCCGGCTTTTTCCCTGGCATCATCTATTACTTCACGCAATGGTTGCCGGCCGCCGAGCGCGGCAAGGCCATGGCGATTTTCCTCAGCGGCTCGGCCATTGCCTCGGTGATTTCCGGGCCGGTGTCGGGGGCGCTCCTGGGTGTCAGCGGCTTGAGCCTGCACGGCTGGCAATGGATGTTCCTTATCGAAGGGTTTGCCTCCATCGCACTTTGCGGGGGTGTGTGGTTCTGGCTGCAGTCCCATCCCCATCAGGCCAAGTGGCTCAGCGCCGAAGAACAACACGCGTTGGTCAGCGCCATCGCGCTGGAGCAGCAGGCACGTGAAGCGACGCAGAGCGTGCGGCCGTCGATATTCAAGTTACTGGCCGACAGGCAGATCGCGCTGTTCTGCTTCATCTACTTCTCCATCGCGCTGACCATCTACGGCGCCACCTTCTGGCTGCCGAGCATGATCAAGAAAATGGGCAACCTGGGCGACTTCGAGGTGGGCCTGTTCAATTCCATCCCGTGGTTGATCTCCATCGTCGCCATGTACGGTTTTGCCGCCCTGGCCAGCAAGTGGAAACACCAGCAGGCATGGGTTGCGCTGATGCTGGTGATCGCGGCGTTCGGCATGTTCATGTCCACCACCGGCGGGCCGGTATTTGCCTTTGTGGCCATCTGTTTTGCCGCGATTGGTTTCAAGGCGGCTTCGGCGCTGTTCTGGCCGATCCCCCAGGGTTACCTGGATGCGCGAATCGCTGCGGCGGTGATCGCGCTGATCAATTCAGTGGGCAACCTGGGCGGCTTTGTCGCGCCCACCACCTTCGGCTTGCTGGAGCAGACCACCGGCTCCATCGAAGGCGGGTTGTATGGCCTTGCCGCCACGTCGCTGGTGGCAGCAGTGGTGGTGTTTTTTGCGCGTACCACGCCCCGGTCCACATCTACCACTCATCCACACGCCTTGCGTTCCGGTCCACAGGGAGCCGCCTCTTGA
- a CDS encoding glucarate dehydratase family protein: MKIVRVTVTPIAFRDPPLLNASGIHEAFALRSIIEVESDTGYIGLGESYGDAPALAIQQQVQQQLIGLDPFDLNGLRAIVQATVAAHKPASLSGAELAPGSHASKAVSNAYSAFEVAFLDLQAHSLNVPLVDLLGGAIRDQIPFSAYLFFKYAEHIDSPYKPDSWGEALNEEQIVAQARRMIETYGFKSIKLKAGALEPEHEVACIKALKKAFPGVPLRIDPNGNWSLETAIRMAELLGDDLQYYEDPTPGLDGMAALHKRTGLPLATNMVVTDFDEFRRSVAQDSVQIVLADHHYWGGLRDTQVLAKMCQTFGLGVSMHSNSHLGISLMAMAHVAASVPNLDYACDTHYPWQEPDEEVIKGGKLPIVDGCVTITRAPGLGLELDHDQLGKLHDQYLSCGIRQRDDVKQMQRYQPQWKTVKPRY; encoded by the coding sequence TTGAAAATTGTCCGCGTTACCGTTACCCCGATTGCCTTTCGCGACCCGCCGCTGCTCAACGCCAGCGGTATTCATGAAGCCTTTGCGTTGCGCTCGATCATCGAGGTGGAGAGCGACACCGGCTACATCGGCCTGGGCGAAAGCTACGGCGATGCCCCGGCATTGGCGATCCAGCAACAGGTGCAGCAACAACTGATCGGCCTGGACCCCTTCGACCTCAACGGCCTGCGCGCCATCGTGCAGGCCACCGTGGCCGCGCATAAACCGGCGAGCCTCAGCGGTGCTGAACTCGCGCCGGGCTCCCATGCCAGCAAGGCGGTGAGCAACGCCTACTCGGCGTTCGAGGTGGCGTTTCTCGACCTGCAGGCACACTCGCTGAACGTGCCGTTGGTGGACCTGCTGGGCGGGGCGATTCGCGACCAGATCCCGTTCAGTGCCTACTTATTCTTCAAGTACGCCGAGCATATCGATTCCCCCTACAAGCCGGACAGCTGGGGCGAGGCGCTCAATGAAGAGCAGATCGTCGCCCAGGCCCGGCGCATGATCGAAACCTACGGCTTTAAAAGCATCAAGCTCAAGGCCGGCGCGCTTGAGCCCGAGCATGAAGTGGCGTGCATCAAAGCCTTGAAAAAGGCCTTCCCGGGCGTGCCGCTGCGCATCGACCCGAACGGCAACTGGTCGTTGGAAACCGCTATTCGCATGGCCGAGTTGCTCGGCGACGACCTGCAATATTACGAAGACCCGACCCCCGGCCTGGACGGCATGGCCGCGCTGCACAAACGCACCGGCTTGCCTCTGGCGACCAATATGGTGGTCACCGATTTTGATGAGTTCCGCCGCAGCGTGGCACAGGACAGCGTGCAGATCGTGCTCGCCGACCACCACTACTGGGGCGGCCTGCGCGACACCCAGGTGCTGGCGAAGATGTGCCAGACCTTCGGCCTGGGCGTGTCGATGCACTCCAACTCCCACCTGGGCATCAGCCTGATGGCCATGGCCCACGTAGCGGCCTCGGTGCCCAACCTCGACTACGCCTGCGACACCCATTACCCCTGGCAAGAGCCGGATGAAGAGGTGATCAAGGGCGGCAAGCTGCCGATTGTCGATGGCTGCGTAACGATCACCCGCGCACCGGGGCTGGGCCTGGAGCTGGACCATGACCAGCTGGGCAAGCTGCATGACCAATACCTCAGCTGCGGCATTCGCCAGCGCGATGATGTGAAGCAGATGCAGCGTTACCAACCGCAGTGGAAAACCGTCAAACCGCGTTACTGA
- a CDS encoding AMP-binding protein, giving the protein MTQPFLAARDFLLAHRTDYATAARDFRWPQLGEFNWALDYFDAMAEGNAANALWIVEEDGSEQRYSFQQLAARSNQVANHLRSLGVRRGERVLLMLGNDVALWETMLAAFKLGAVVIPATALLNADDLRDRIERGQVRHLVVGEAHVGKFEGLGDGCSRICVGAAPAGWVAHHAAFEYPERFDAEGRTLATDPMLLYFTSGTTSKPKMVLHSHQSYPVGHLSTMYWIGLQPGDLHLNISSPGWAKHAWSCLFAPWNAGACIFIHNVARFSAPALLAALEKYRVTSLCAPPTVWRMLIQEDLAAYKTRLNLRELVGAGEPLNPEIIEQIQQAWGLPLRDGFGQSETTALVGNTPGQLLKPGSMGRPLPGYQVALLDADGLPGTEGEVALPLDVRPLGLMMCYEDSPEKTAEVMRDGYYRTGDTAQIDSDGYITFVGRADDVFKASDYRISPFELESALIEHPAVMEVAVVPSPDPLRLAVPKAFLILAHDAPGSAELARHILEFAREHLAPYKRVRRIEFVSELPKTISGKIRRVELRQMEVLRRQSDTRGEQEHFEEDFTQ; this is encoded by the coding sequence ATGACCCAGCCCTTCCTGGCCGCTCGGGATTTTCTGCTCGCTCACCGCACCGACTACGCCACCGCCGCCCGGGATTTCCGCTGGCCGCAGTTGGGCGAGTTCAACTGGGCCTTGGACTACTTCGATGCCATGGCCGAGGGCAACGCGGCCAATGCGCTGTGGATCGTCGAAGAGGACGGCAGCGAACAACGCTACAGCTTCCAGCAACTGGCCGCGCGCTCCAACCAGGTGGCCAATCACCTGCGTTCGCTGGGGGTGCGCCGTGGCGAACGGGTGCTGTTGATGCTCGGCAATGATGTAGCGCTGTGGGAAACCATGCTGGCGGCCTTCAAGCTCGGCGCGGTAGTGATTCCCGCCACGGCCCTGCTCAATGCGGATGATTTGCGTGACCGCATCGAGCGCGGGCAGGTGCGCCACCTGGTGGTCGGCGAGGCGCATGTCGGCAAGTTCGAGGGCCTGGGCGATGGCTGCAGCCGCATCTGCGTTGGCGCGGCCCCGGCGGGCTGGGTCGCCCACCATGCCGCCTTCGAATACCCCGAGCGATTCGACGCCGAAGGCCGCACCTTGGCCACCGACCCGATGCTGCTGTATTTCACCTCCGGCACCACCTCGAAACCGAAGATGGTGCTGCACAGCCACCAGAGCTACCCGGTCGGGCACCTGTCGACCATGTACTGGATCGGCCTGCAACCGGGCGACCTGCACCTGAACATCTCCTCCCCAGGCTGGGCCAAACATGCCTGGAGCTGCCTGTTCGCGCCGTGGAACGCCGGGGCCTGCATCTTTATCCATAACGTCGCACGGTTCAGTGCGCCGGCCTTGCTCGCCGCGCTGGAAAAATACCGCGTGACCAGCCTGTGCGCGCCGCCCACCGTGTGGCGCATGCTGATCCAGGAAGACCTGGCCGCCTACAAAACCCGCCTGAACCTGCGCGAACTGGTAGGTGCCGGCGAGCCGCTGAACCCGGAAATCATCGAGCAGATCCAACAGGCCTGGGGCTTGCCATTGCGCGATGGCTTCGGCCAGTCGGAAACCACCGCGCTGGTCGGCAACACCCCCGGCCAGTTGCTCAAGCCGGGGTCCATGGGCCGCCCGCTGCCGGGCTACCAGGTTGCCCTGCTGGACGCTGACGGTTTGCCGGGCACCGAGGGTGAAGTGGCCCTCCCCCTGGACGTTCGCCCCCTGGGTTTGATGATGTGCTACGAAGACAGCCCGGAGAAAACCGCCGAGGTGATGCGCGACGGTTATTACCGTACCGGCGATACGGCGCAGATCGACAGCGACGGTTACATCACCTTTGTTGGCCGCGCGGATGACGTGTTCAAGGCCTCCGACTATCGCATCAGCCCGTTCGAACTGGAAAGCGCGCTGATCGAACACCCTGCGGTGATGGAAGTGGCCGTGGTACCCAGCCCTGACCCATTACGGTTGGCGGTGCCCAAAGCCTTCCTGATCCTGGCCCATGACGCCCCCGGCAGTGCCGAGCTGGCCCGGCATATCCTTGAGTTCGCCCGCGAGCACTTGGCGCCCTACAAGCGAGTACGCAGGATTGAGTTCGTCAGCGAATTGCCCAAGACCATTTCCGGGAAGATTCGCCGGGTGGAGCTGCGGCAGATGGAAGTGCTGCGCCGCCAAAGTGATACGCGGGGGGAGCAGGAGCACTTCGAAGAGGACTTTACACAGTGA
- a CDS encoding TonB-dependent receptor: protein MAKHLTPGHPPAKPWRAAALACTLLMGTVQVQAAPASAVSTSVSINIPAQSLRQALLMFSQQSGQNVLLDGNLDGALRSSAVVGVYSPEQALAELLKGSGYGFARTDAVTVYLVPLPQQASEMTLPAIHIQDYATQDGGPSVGYQGKPVSSTTRLGLTDKQTPQAITVITREQMDDFKLNSVKEALRSAPSVTVEQFETDRTAFTSRGFKIENFEYDGMGLPFSGGVLVGEQDMTEFEQVDVLHGANGLMSGAGDPSATVNLVRKRPTETFQAKIDASVGSWDNRRLGFDVSGPLTDSGNVRGRLITAHDKGNSYLDHYSHEVNVTAGLLAFDLSDADTLTVGFSQQDSYSNGSTWGGLPIADYAGNRIHYSSRSSSVGQPWTYWNIQTQRAFAELTHSFDNGWSSKITLTGTSQHSDTKMLYAIPLTADTVAAYINRTTSKEHQVTGEAQLAGPFSLLGREHELTLGANYGRLHHTERGHYRTASGNQVEDLADVLAGNVLEPAMNYTDDLNTQLFTDRQKSLFAGARFSLTDDLHWIAGARMLSADGDGLGYGSPHDTRVHGKVTPYTGLVYDLTPQWSVYTSWTEIFKPQYLRSTAGGIIEPLEGKSMEVGIKGKLLDERLGISAALFKTEQQNVAEATGQIVGGQYVYRGVDYKSRGVELEANGEALPGLSIAGGYTYVNIEDNNGDRARQYVPTHSVRGSLTYRLPGLPQAKVGSRVQWQSGTEVDSNSRVQQDAYALVDLMASYDFDAHWSTSLNLNNVTDQKYLLSLYQAAGSTNYGAPRNLTASVSWKY, encoded by the coding sequence ATGGCAAAGCACCTCACACCTGGACATCCACCGGCCAAGCCATGGCGCGCCGCCGCGCTCGCCTGCACCCTGCTCATGGGCACGGTGCAGGTTCAAGCGGCGCCGGCCTCGGCCGTGAGCACCAGCGTGTCCATCAACATCCCGGCCCAGTCACTGCGCCAGGCGTTGTTGATGTTCAGCCAGCAGTCCGGGCAAAACGTGCTGCTCGACGGCAACCTGGATGGCGCCCTGCGCAGCTCGGCGGTCGTCGGCGTGTACTCCCCCGAACAAGCCCTGGCCGAGTTGTTAAAGGGCAGCGGCTATGGCTTCGCACGCACCGACGCGGTCACCGTCTACCTGGTGCCGTTGCCGCAACAAGCCAGTGAAATGACCCTGCCGGCCATCCATATCCAGGACTACGCCACGCAGGACGGCGGCCCCAGCGTCGGCTACCAGGGCAAGCCGGTGTCGAGCACCACGCGCCTGGGCCTGACCGACAAACAAACCCCGCAGGCGATCACCGTGATCACTCGCGAGCAAATGGACGACTTCAAGCTCAACAGCGTGAAAGAGGCCTTGCGCAGCGCGCCGTCGGTGACGGTGGAGCAGTTTGAAACCGACCGTACCGCGTTCACCTCACGTGGTTTCAAAATCGAAAACTTCGAATACGACGGCATGGGCCTGCCCTTCTCCGGCGGCGTGCTGGTGGGCGAACAGGACATGACCGAGTTCGAACAGGTCGACGTGCTGCACGGTGCCAACGGCCTGATGAGCGGCGCCGGCGATCCCTCCGCCACCGTCAACCTGGTGCGCAAGCGGCCCACCGAGACCTTCCAGGCCAAGATCGATGCCAGCGTCGGCTCCTGGGATAACCGGCGCCTGGGGTTCGATGTGTCCGGCCCGCTCACCGACAGCGGCAACGTGCGCGGGCGTCTGATCACCGCCCATGACAAAGGCAATTCCTACCTCGACCACTACAGCCACGAAGTCAATGTTACCGCCGGCCTGCTCGCCTTCGACCTGTCGGACGCCGACACCCTGACCGTGGGCTTCTCGCAACAGGACAGCTACTCCAACGGCAGCACCTGGGGCGGCCTGCCGATCGCCGACTACGCCGGCAACCGCATCCACTACAGCAGCCGCAGTTCCAGCGTGGGCCAACCCTGGACCTACTGGAACATCCAGACCCAACGCGCCTTCGCCGAACTGACCCACAGCTTCGACAATGGCTGGAGCAGCAAGATCACCCTGACCGGCACCAGCCAGCATTCCGATACCAAAATGCTCTACGCCATCCCCCTCACCGCCGACACCGTGGCCGCCTATATCAACCGCACCACCAGCAAAGAGCACCAGGTGACGGGCGAGGCGCAGTTGGCCGGGCCGTTCAGCCTGCTCGGGCGTGAGCATGAGTTGACCCTGGGCGCCAACTACGGCCGCCTGCACCACACCGAACGCGGGCATTACCGCACGGCGTCCGGCAACCAGGTGGAAGACCTCGCTGATGTGCTGGCCGGCAATGTGCTGGAGCCAGCGATGAACTACACCGACGACCTCAATACCCAGCTGTTCACCGACCGTCAGAAAAGCCTGTTTGCCGGGGCGCGCTTCAGCCTCACCGACGACCTGCACTGGATCGCCGGCGCGCGCATGCTCAGCGCCGACGGCGACGGCCTGGGCTACGGCTCGCCCCACGACACCCGCGTGCACGGCAAGGTCACGCCCTATACCGGCCTGGTCTACGACCTGACCCCGCAGTGGAGCGTCTATACCAGCTGGACCGAAATCTTCAAACCGCAATACCTGCGCAGCACCGCCGGCGGCATCATCGAGCCGCTGGAAGGCAAAAGCATGGAAGTCGGCATCAAGGGCAAGCTGCTCGACGAACGCCTGGGCATCAGCGCGGCGCTGTTCAAGACCGAGCAACAGAACGTCGCCGAAGCCACCGGGCAAATCGTCGGCGGTCAATATGTGTACCGCGGCGTGGACTACAAAAGCCGTGGGGTCGAGCTGGAAGCCAATGGTGAAGCGTTGCCGGGCCTGTCTATCGCGGGCGGCTACACCTACGTCAACATCGAAGACAATAATGGCGACCGCGCCCGCCAGTACGTGCCCACCCACAGCGTGCGGGGCAGCCTGACCTATCGCCTGCCCGGCCTGCCCCAGGCCAAGGTCGGCAGCCGCGTGCAATGGCAAAGCGGCACCGAGGTCGACAGCAACAGCCGTGTGCAGCAAGACGCCTACGCACTGGTGGACCTGATGGCCAGCTATGACTTCGATGCGCACTGGAGCACATCGCTGAACCTCAACAACGTCACCGACCAGAAGTACCTGCTGTCGCTGTACCAGGCGGCCGGCTCCACCAATTACGGCGCGCCGCGCAACCTGACCGCGTCGGTGAGCTGGAAATACTGA